From one Trifolium pratense cultivar HEN17-A07 linkage group LG1, ARS_RC_1.1, whole genome shotgun sequence genomic stretch:
- the LOC123902460 gene encoding probable serine/threonine-protein kinase nek3, whose translation MSRAFSSKNASYLPPPPTPKSSSNKRRSPRSPLQDLNRISSSSNGSDASSSVSTEVPKGCLRFLASSSFKTPVNRPKNISKTPNSAPRGLALKQSKSNSSKENLPNGNNVGLQTKALVPNKAKKNPPCLYQWQSGKKSSSRTVQNSKHSSALSERGNISPAFPSSLKALKQKDDILGKISDNAVESGHLKSSNRDANSTPSSKNVAGSDLDVTVYREAEDNFNRSNSKTPPIHNSLSPEIQSGSLITTTPPACYGAGYIVSGVTDKRKCRPRGILTVEENYSGSAKMVADFIDDDDDNDDEKKTKDVVVKEDSPSLLPLPTEALVHWLSSPRSKREKILNCKSEIRLVESITLDSSTSPSSSSKAFWNLCDSSKTFWNVSDSSDLSGTANGMRRKTSFSICAGSLSEFQVPFDSILFSPKSSPRLREDSSENVIDENSPFSLNSIGSGNVIRTPQSDSSSDLHVVLSLAHEDNQKEDDFNPNFNSFSDVLLSETFFLDSSMPLEDSVNSSFQFDCLPYESIDLSKLPKNLDYQEPWLSSSTVEIGSQSQRSISWREGLTSQVNEMDEFDSCRCLSDEEDLADNSCDSNRVSGTQINIEVDDSKKQNCDVGLTETEDKDLVLDGLGKSMFSGAESISTDEGGLVASRQDSY comes from the coding sequence ATGAGTAGAGCATTTTCATCAAAGAATGCTTCTTATTTGCCTCCACCACCGACACCAAAGTCAAGTTCGAACAAGAGGCGAAGTCCTCGAAGCCCTTTACAGGATCTTAACCGTATTTCCAGCAGCAGCAACGGTAGTGATGCTTCTTCTTCTGTGTCCACTGAAGTCCCAAAGGGTTGCCTCAGGTTCTTGGCTTCCTCTTCTTTCAAAACCCCTGTCAATAGACCCAAGAATATCTCCAAAACCCCCAATTCAGCACCGCGTGGACTTGCGCTAAAACAATCAAAGTCCAATTCCTCAAAGGAGAACCTTCCAAATGGTAATAATGTCGGGTTACAAACCAAAGCACTTGTACCAAATAAAGCTAAGAAGAACCCCCCATGTCTCTACCAGTGGCAGTCTGGTAAGAAATCTAGTTCCAGAACTGTCCAAAATTCTAAGCATAGTTCTGCTTTGAGTGAACGCGGAAACATTTCACCTGCATTTCCATCTTCATTGAAGGCGTTAAAGCAAAAAGATGATATCCTTGGAAAGATAAGTGATAACGCTGTTGAGTCTGGTCATCTCAAATCATCTAACAGAGATGCAAACTCGACTCCTTCGAGTAAAAATGTTGCTGGTTCGGATTTGGATGTTACGGTTTACAGGGAGGCGGAGGATAACTTTAACAGAAGCAATAGTAAAACACCCCCAATTCATAACTCTCTTTCCCCTGAGATACAAAGTGGCTCTTTGATTACAACAACACCACCTGCTTGTTATGGTGCAGGCTATATAGTTTCTGGTGTCACTGACAAAAGAAAATGTAGGCCTAGAGGGATTCTCACTGTAGAAGAGAACTATTCAGGCTCTGCTAAAATGGTTGCTGATTTTATTGATGATGACGATGATAACGATGATGAGAAGAAAACAAAGGATGTTGTTGTTAAGGAAGATAGCCCTTCCTTGTTGCCTTTGCCAACTGAAGCTTTAGTGCATTGGCTTTCTTCGCCTCGTagcaagagagagaaaattctgAATTGCAAGTCTGAAATTCGACTCGTAGAATCCATAACTCTTGATTCCAGTACTTCACCATCATCAAGTTCAAAGGCTTTCTGGAATTTATGTGATAGTTCTAAAACATTTTGGAATGTAAGTGATAGCAGTGATTTGTCCGGCACTGCTAATGGTATGAGAAGAAAAACGAGTTTTTCAATTTGTGCAGGTAGTCTTTCTGAATTTCAAGTGCCTTTTGATTCCATTTTGTTTTCTCCTAAATCATCACCTAGACTTAGGGAGGATAGCTCAGAAAATGTCATTGACGAGAACTCTCCATTCTCGCTGAATTCAATTGGCAGTGGAAATGTGATTCGAACTCCACAGTCAGATTCCAGTTCAGATTTACATGTTGTACTGTCACTGGCACATGAAGACAATCAAAAGGAAGATGATTTTAACCCTAACTTTAATTCATTCAGTGATGTTCTTCTGTCAGAAACTTTCTTTCTCGATAGTTCTATGCCACTGGAGGATTCGGTTAATTCAAGTTTCCAATTTGATTGTTTGCCTTATGAATCAATTGATCTCAGCAAACTTCCAAAAAATTTGGACTACCAGGAACCATGGTTATCTAGTTCTACAGTAGAGATTGGATCACAATCTCAAAGGAGCATATCATGGAGAGAAGGGTTAACGAGCCAAGTTAATGAGATGGATGAGTTTGATTCTTGTAGATGTTTATCAGATGAAGAAGACCTTGCCGATAATAGCTGCGATAGCAATAGGGTATCAGGTACTCAAATTAATATCGAAGTAGATGATAGCAAAAAACAAAACTGTGATGTTGGACTCACTGAAACTGAGGACAAGGATTTGGTATTAGATGGCCTTGGCAAATCAATGTTTTCTGGTGCCGAGTCTATAAGCACCGATGAAGGCGGTTTAGTTGCTTCAAGGCAGGATTCATACTAG
- the LOC123902461 gene encoding actin-related protein 9, with product MDYLKSALPSQIMSERGSNLVVINPGSANIRIGLASQDNPFNIPHCIAHYTNQAPKKNVQDQMLNSQVTTAQHMEREKAYDVIASLLKIPLLDEEPSGNSFSRKMGRVDGYNPHSIKKDSPFTWTNVYEEVSSSSALSALETSSKDETREPLDPKEGTDLKEIGVSNRKFRQFICGEEALRISPTEPYCVCRPIRRGHLNISQHYPMQQVREDLRAIWDWILIEKLHIPRNERNMYSAILVMPETFDNREIKEILTLVLQELGFGSAVVHQEGLAAVFGNGLSTACVVNIGAQVTSLICIEDGAALTSTAKTLTFGGEDISRSLLWTQRHHQTWPQIRTDMLTKPIDLLMLNQLKESYCEIREGQVDAVAAVYSYEDKAPPGSHRTRLTALNVPPMGLFYPMLFVPDVYPPPPRTWFKDYDDMLEDTWHIDFSRRSDMSDTFYPNVNGGLPMWESYPVFSTKPKKEENLGLAEAITNCILSTGRIDIQRKLFCSIQLTGGVALTNGLVPAVEERVLHAIPPNEAIDTVEVIQSRANPTFVSWKGGAILGVLDLGRDAWINREDWIQNGVHVGSNRKYKDSYYLQAQAMCYMNS from the exons ATG GATTACCTTAAATCTGCGCTTCCTTCACAAATAATGTCAGAACGAGGCTCCAATTTAGTTGTTATCAACCCAG GTTCTGCAAATATTAGAATTGGTTTGGCTTCACAGGACAACCCTTTTAATATTCCTCATTGCATTGCTCATTATACCAATCAGGCTCCTAAGAAGAATGTTCAAGATCAG ATGCTTAATAGTCAAGTTACAACTGCACAGCATATGGAAAGGGAAAAGGCTTATGATGTT ATTGCATCATTGTTGAAGATACCGCTTTTAGATGAAGAACCTTCCGGTAACTCTTTCTCTCGTAAG ATGGGACGTGTTGATGGATACAATCCACATAGTATCAAGAAAGATTCGCCATTCACTTGGACTAATGTCTACGAGGAGGTCAGTAGTTCGTCTGCACTTTCAGCATTAG AGACTTCGAGTAAAGACGAGACTAGAGAGCCTTTGGACCCAAAAGAAGGTACAGATTTGAAGGAAATTGGTGTGAGCAATCGAAAATTCAGACAGTTCATTTGTGGTGAGGAAGCATTAAGGATATCCCCCACTGAGCCTTATTGTGTATGTCGTCCAATCCGCAGAGGACACTTGAATATTTCACAACACTATCCCATGCAGCAG GTGCGTGAGGATCTACGCGCTATTTGGGACTGGATTTTAATAGAGAAACTGCATATTCCTCGCAATGAAAGAAATATGTACTCTGCTATTCTTGTTATGCCAGAAACATTTGATAATCGTG AAATAAAGGAAATTCTAACTTTAGTACTGCAAGAACTCGGCTTTGGCTCAGCAGTGGTGCACCAG GAAGGTCTTGCTGCAGTTTTTGGAAATGGATTATCAACAGCATGTGTAGTGAATATTGGTGCTCAGGTGACATCACTTATATGCATAGAG GATGGAGCTGCTCTAACTTCAACTGCAAAGACTTTAACTTTTGGCGGTGAg GATATATCAAGAAGCCTTCTGTGGACACAAAGGCATCACCAGACCTGGCCACAAATTCGAACTGATATGTTGACAAAACCTATAGATCTGTTAATGTTAAATCAACTGAAAGAGTCATATTGTGAAATCAGA GAGGGGCAAGTTGATGCTGTTGCAGCAGTTTATTCCTATGAAGACAAAGCGCCGCCTGGATCTCACAGGACAAGGCTTACTGCTCTTAAT GTTCCTCCTATGGGGTTATTCTATCCAATGCTTTTTGTTCCCGATGTGTATCCTCCTCCACCACGGACTTG GTTTAAAGACTACGACGATATGCTAGAAGATACATGGCATATTGATTTTTCTCGGAGGTCTGACATGTCAGACACTTTCTATCCTAATGTTAATGGAGGATTACCCATGTGGGAAAGTTATCCAGTTTTTTCAACTAagccaaaaaaagaagaaaatcttGGCCTTGCAGAGGCTATTACCAATTGCATTCTCTCAACTg GACGCATAGACATCCAGAGGAAATTATTTTGTAGCATACAATTG ACTGGCGGCGTGGCTTTGACGAATGGTTTAGTTCCTGCAGTTGAAGAAAG GGTTTTACATGCCATTCCTCCAAATGAAGCAATTGATACAGTGGAG GTTATACAATCAAGGGCAAATCCGACATTTGTGTCATGGAAAGGCGGGGCG ATTCTCGGAGTACTTGATTTAGGTAGAGATGCATGGATAAACCGGGAGGACTGGATTCAAAATGGGGTTCATGTCGGAAGTAACAGAAAATACAAGGATTCTTATTATCTTCAAGCTCAAGCTATGTGTTACATGAATTCTTGA
- the LOC123902459 gene encoding uncharacterized protein LOC123902459 gives MGFFSFLGRLLFASLFILSAWQMFNDFDATGGPISKELIPKLTVVRKNLSSKLGVAIPDFNVSYVRQVAATIIFLKGVGGILFVFGSTFGSFLLLSYLALATPVLYDFYNYRPTKPEYDLLRNEFIQNAALFGALLFFIGMKNSIPRKQLRKKTPNAKTKKV, from the exons ATGGGTTTCTTCTCCTTTCTGGGTCGTCTCCTCTTTGCTTCTCTCTTCATCCTCTCCGCATGGCAGAT GTTTAATGACTTTGATGCCACTGGTGGACCCATTTCAAAGGAGCTGATTCCCAAGCTCACGGTCGTGAGGAAAAATTTATCCTCCAAATTGGGGGTAGCGATACCAGATTTTAATGTATCTTAT GTTCGGCAAGTCGCTGCCACTATCATATTTCTAAAGGGAGTTGGAGGAATCTTGTTTGTGTTTGGAAGCACATTTGGATCCTTTCTCTTG CTTTCATATCTGGCGCTTGCTACTCCTGTTCTGTATGATTTCTACAACTATAGACCTACTAAGCCTGAATACGATTTACTGCGAAATGAGTTCATTCAG AACGCAGCACTTTTTGGCGCATTGCTATTTTTTATCGGGATGAAGAACTCAATTCCTAGGAAACAGTTAAGGAAGAAGACCCCaaatgcaaaaacaaaaaaagtttag